A region from the Leopardus geoffroyi isolate Oge1 chromosome C2, O.geoffroyi_Oge1_pat1.0, whole genome shotgun sequence genome encodes:
- the THPO gene encoding thrombopoietin isoform X5 has product MFIIPVTCRIDSRPSSSAHLCPTVQEVQEPKPPPWPQEGFRGEAPSREPLQPDSVARMELTELLLVVMLLLTARLNLCLPAPPACDPRLLNKLLRDSHVLHSKLSQCPDVNPLSTPVLLPAVDFSLGEWKTQKEQTKAQDVLGAATLLLEGVMAARGQLGPTCLSSLLGQLSGQVRLLLGALQGLLGTQLPPQGRTTAHKDPNAIFLSFQQLLRGKDFWIFGDRLPCLSQNYWLWTSEEAAGIQSQDSWSAEPNLQVPRPNPWTREQDTRTLDWNSWTLSWTLTQGSRSPRHPSRNFRHELPATRPLAWIFSFPNPSSYWAIHTLLSFTHLTHSPDPAPASTS; this is encoded by the exons ATGTTCATTATTCCTGTCACTTGCAGGATAGATTCCAGACCCTCTTCCTCAGCCCACCTGTGCCCCACAGTGCAAGAAGTGCAAGAGCCCAAGCCGCCTCCATGGCCCCAGGAAGGATTCAGGGGAGAGGCCCCATCCAGGGAGCCACTCCAACCAGACAGCGTGGCCAGAATGGAGCTGACTG AACTGCTCCTCGTGGTCATGCTTCTCCTAACTGCAAGACTGAATCTATGCCTTCCGGCTCCTCCAGCCTGTGACCCCCGTCTCCTAAATAAACTGCTTCGTGATTCCCATGTCCTTCACAGCAAATTG AGCCAGTGCCCAGACGTTAACCCTTTGTCCACACCTGTCCTGCTGCCTGCTGTGGACTTTAGCCTGggagaatggaaaacccagaag GAGCAGACCAAGGCACAGGACGTTCTGGGAGCCGCGACCCTTCTGCTGGAGGGAGTAATGGCAGCACGGGGACAACTGGGAcccacctgcctctcctccctcctgggaCAGCTTTCTGGACAGGTCCGCCTCCTCCTTGGGGCCCTGCAGGGCCTCCTAGGAACCCAG CTTCCTCCACAGGGCAGGACCACAGCTCACAAGGATCCCAATGCCATATTCCTGAGCTTCCAACAACTGCTCCGAGGAAAG GACTTCTGGATTTTTGGAGACAGACTCCCGTGTCTCAGCCAGAATTACTGGCTTTGGACTTCTGAAGAGGCTGCAGGGATTCAGAGCCAAGATTCCTGGTCGGCTGAACCAAACCTCCAGGTACCTAGACCAAATCCCTGGACACGTGAACAGGACACACGGACCCTTGACTGGAACTCATGGACTCTTTCCTGGACCCTCACCCAGGGCTCTAGGAGCCCCAGACATCCTTCCAGGAACTTCAGACATGAGCTCCCTGCCACCCGACCTCTGGCCTGGATATTCTCCTTCCCCAACCCATCCTCCTACTGGGCAATACACACTCTTCTCTCCTTCACCCACCTCACCCACTCCCCCGATCCAGCTCCAGCCTCCACTTCCTGA
- the THPO gene encoding thrombopoietin isoform X2 has protein sequence MFIIPVTCRIDSRPSSSAHLCPTVQEVQEPKPPPWPQEGFRGEAPSREPLQPDSVARMELTELLLVVMLLLTARLNLCLPAPPACDPRLLNKLLRDSHVLHSKLSQCPDVNPLSTPVLLPAVDFSLGEWKTQKEQTKAQDVLGAATLLLEGVMAARGQLGPTCLSSLLGQLSGQVRLLLGALQGLLGTQGRTTAHKDPNAIFLSFQQLLRGKVRFLLIVVGPTLCAKQALPTTAGPSNTSVVLTLHKLPNRTSGFLETDSRVSARITGFGLLKRLQGFRAKIPGRLNQTSRYLDQIPGHVNRTHGPLTGTHGLFPGPSPRALGAPDILPGTSDMSSLPPDLWPGYSPSPTHPPTGQYTLFSPSPTSPTPPIQLQPPLPDPSVTPNSASPLLIAPHPHFQNLSQEE, from the exons ATGTTCATTATTCCTGTCACTTGCAGGATAGATTCCAGACCCTCTTCCTCAGCCCACCTGTGCCCCACAGTGCAAGAAGTGCAAGAGCCCAAGCCGCCTCCATGGCCCCAGGAAGGATTCAGGGGAGAGGCCCCATCCAGGGAGCCACTCCAACCAGACAGCGTGGCCAGAATGGAGCTGACTG AACTGCTCCTCGTGGTCATGCTTCTCCTAACTGCAAGACTGAATCTATGCCTTCCGGCTCCTCCAGCCTGTGACCCCCGTCTCCTAAATAAACTGCTTCGTGATTCCCATGTCCTTCACAGCAAATTG AGCCAGTGCCCAGACGTTAACCCTTTGTCCACACCTGTCCTGCTGCCTGCTGTGGACTTTAGCCTGggagaatggaaaacccagaag GAGCAGACCAAGGCACAGGACGTTCTGGGAGCCGCGACCCTTCTGCTGGAGGGAGTAATGGCAGCACGGGGACAACTGGGAcccacctgcctctcctccctcctgggaCAGCTTTCTGGACAGGTCCGCCTCCTCCTTGGGGCCCTGCAGGGCCTCCTAGGAACCCAG GGCAGGACCACAGCTCACAAGGATCCCAATGCCATATTCCTGAGCTTCCAACAACTGCTCCGAGGAAAGGTGCGCTTCCTGCTGATTGTAGTAGGGCCCACTCTCTGTGCCAAGCAGGCCCTGCCCACTACAGCTGGCCCAAGCAATACCTCTGTAGTCCTCACACTACACAAGCTCCCAAACAGGACTTCTGGATTTTTGGAGACAGACTCCCGTGTCTCAGCCAGAATTACTGGCTTTGGACTTCTGAAGAGGCTGCAGGGATTCAGAGCCAAGATTCCTGGTCGGCTGAACCAAACCTCCAGGTACCTAGACCAAATCCCTGGACACGTGAACAGGACACACGGACCCTTGACTGGAACTCATGGACTCTTTCCTGGACCCTCACCCAGGGCTCTAGGAGCCCCAGACATCCTTCCAGGAACTTCAGACATGAGCTCCCTGCCACCCGACCTCTGGCCTGGATATTCTCCTTCCCCAACCCATCCTCCTACTGGGCAATACACACTCTTCTCTCCTTCACCCACCTCACCCACTCCCCCGATCCAGCTCCAGCCTCCACTTCCTGACCCCTCTGTCACACCCAACTCTGCCAGTCCTCTTCTAATTGCACCCCACCCTCACTTCCAGAATCTGTCTCAGGAGGAGTAA
- the THPO gene encoding thrombopoietin isoform X4 has product MFIIPVTCRIDSRPSSSAHLCPTVQEVQEPKPPPWPQEGFRGEAPSREPLQPDSVARMELTELLLVVMLLLTARLNLCLPAPPACDPRLLNKLLRDSHVLHSKLSQCPDVNPLSTPVLLPAVDFSLGEWKTQKEQTKAQDVLGAATLLLEGVMAARGQLGPTCLSSLLGQLSGQVRLLLGALQGLLGTQDHSSQGSQCHIPELPTTAPRKGALPADCSRAHSLCQAGPAHYSWPKQYLCSPHTTQAPKQDFWIFGDRLPCLSQNYWLWTSEEAAGIQSQDSWSAEPNLQVPRPNPWTREQDTRTLDWNSWTLSWTLTQGSRSPRHPSRNFRHELPATRPLAWIFSFPNPSSYWAIHTLLSFTHLTHSPDPAPASTS; this is encoded by the exons ATGTTCATTATTCCTGTCACTTGCAGGATAGATTCCAGACCCTCTTCCTCAGCCCACCTGTGCCCCACAGTGCAAGAAGTGCAAGAGCCCAAGCCGCCTCCATGGCCCCAGGAAGGATTCAGGGGAGAGGCCCCATCCAGGGAGCCACTCCAACCAGACAGCGTGGCCAGAATGGAGCTGACTG AACTGCTCCTCGTGGTCATGCTTCTCCTAACTGCAAGACTGAATCTATGCCTTCCGGCTCCTCCAGCCTGTGACCCCCGTCTCCTAAATAAACTGCTTCGTGATTCCCATGTCCTTCACAGCAAATTG AGCCAGTGCCCAGACGTTAACCCTTTGTCCACACCTGTCCTGCTGCCTGCTGTGGACTTTAGCCTGggagaatggaaaacccagaag GAGCAGACCAAGGCACAGGACGTTCTGGGAGCCGCGACCCTTCTGCTGGAGGGAGTAATGGCAGCACGGGGACAACTGGGAcccacctgcctctcctccctcctgggaCAGCTTTCTGGACAGGTCCGCCTCCTCCTTGGGGCCCTGCAGGGCCTCCTAGGAACCCAG GACCACAGCTCACAAGGATCCCAATGCCATATTCCTGAGCTTCCAACAACTGCTCCGAGGAAAGGTGCGCTTCCTGCTGATTGTAGTAGGGCCCACTCTCTGTGCCAAGCAGGCCCTGCCCACTACAGCTGGCCCAAGCAATACCTCTGTAGTCCTCACACTACACAAGCTCCCAAACAGGACTTCTGGATTTTTGGAGACAGACTCCCGTGTCTCAGCCAGAATTACTGGCTTTGGACTTCTGAAGAGGCTGCAGGGATTCAGAGCCAAGATTCCTGGTCGGCTGAACCAAACCTCCAGGTACCTAGACCAAATCCCTGGACACGTGAACAGGACACACGGACCCTTGACTGGAACTCATGGACTCTTTCCTGGACCCTCACCCAGGGCTCTAGGAGCCCCAGACATCCTTCCAGGAACTTCAGACATGAGCTCCCTGCCACCCGACCTCTGGCCTGGATATTCTCCTTCCCCAACCCATCCTCCTACTGGGCAATACACACTCTTCTCTCCTTCACCCACCTCACCCACTCCCCCGATCCAGCTCCAGCCTCCACTTCCTGA
- the THPO gene encoding thrombopoietin isoform X1: MFIIPVTCRIDSRPSSSAHLCPTVQEVQEPKPPPWPQEGFRGEAPSREPLQPDSVARMELTELLLVVMLLLTARLNLCLPAPPACDPRLLNKLLRDSHVLHSKLSQCPDVNPLSTPVLLPAVDFSLGEWKTQKEQTKAQDVLGAATLLLEGVMAARGQLGPTCLSSLLGQLSGQVRLLLGALQGLLGTQLPPQGRTTAHKDPNAIFLSFQQLLRGKVRFLLIVVGPTLCAKQALPTTAGPSNTSVVLTLHKLPNRTSGFLETDSRVSARITGFGLLKRLQGFRAKIPGRLNQTSRYLDQIPGHVNRTHGPLTGTHGLFPGPSPRALGAPDILPGTSDMSSLPPDLWPGYSPSPTHPPTGQYTLFSPSPTSPTPPIQLQPPLPDPSVTPNSASPLLIAPHPHFQNLSQEE, translated from the exons ATGTTCATTATTCCTGTCACTTGCAGGATAGATTCCAGACCCTCTTCCTCAGCCCACCTGTGCCCCACAGTGCAAGAAGTGCAAGAGCCCAAGCCGCCTCCATGGCCCCAGGAAGGATTCAGGGGAGAGGCCCCATCCAGGGAGCCACTCCAACCAGACAGCGTGGCCAGAATGGAGCTGACTG AACTGCTCCTCGTGGTCATGCTTCTCCTAACTGCAAGACTGAATCTATGCCTTCCGGCTCCTCCAGCCTGTGACCCCCGTCTCCTAAATAAACTGCTTCGTGATTCCCATGTCCTTCACAGCAAATTG AGCCAGTGCCCAGACGTTAACCCTTTGTCCACACCTGTCCTGCTGCCTGCTGTGGACTTTAGCCTGggagaatggaaaacccagaag GAGCAGACCAAGGCACAGGACGTTCTGGGAGCCGCGACCCTTCTGCTGGAGGGAGTAATGGCAGCACGGGGACAACTGGGAcccacctgcctctcctccctcctgggaCAGCTTTCTGGACAGGTCCGCCTCCTCCTTGGGGCCCTGCAGGGCCTCCTAGGAACCCAG CTTCCTCCACAGGGCAGGACCACAGCTCACAAGGATCCCAATGCCATATTCCTGAGCTTCCAACAACTGCTCCGAGGAAAGGTGCGCTTCCTGCTGATTGTAGTAGGGCCCACTCTCTGTGCCAAGCAGGCCCTGCCCACTACAGCTGGCCCAAGCAATACCTCTGTAGTCCTCACACTACACAAGCTCCCAAACAGGACTTCTGGATTTTTGGAGACAGACTCCCGTGTCTCAGCCAGAATTACTGGCTTTGGACTTCTGAAGAGGCTGCAGGGATTCAGAGCCAAGATTCCTGGTCGGCTGAACCAAACCTCCAGGTACCTAGACCAAATCCCTGGACACGTGAACAGGACACACGGACCCTTGACTGGAACTCATGGACTCTTTCCTGGACCCTCACCCAGGGCTCTAGGAGCCCCAGACATCCTTCCAGGAACTTCAGACATGAGCTCCCTGCCACCCGACCTCTGGCCTGGATATTCTCCTTCCCCAACCCATCCTCCTACTGGGCAATACACACTCTTCTCTCCTTCACCCACCTCACCCACTCCCCCGATCCAGCTCCAGCCTCCACTTCCTGACCCCTCTGTCACACCCAACTCTGCCAGTCCTCTTCTAATTGCACCCCACCCTCACTTCCAGAATCTGTCTCAGGAGGAGTAA
- the THPO gene encoding thrombopoietin isoform X3 produces MELTELLLVVMLLLTARLNLCLPAPPACDPRLLNKLLRDSHVLHSKLSQCPDVNPLSTPVLLPAVDFSLGEWKTQKEQTKAQDVLGAATLLLEGVMAARGQLGPTCLSSLLGQLSGQVRLLLGALQGLLGTQLPPQGRTTAHKDPNAIFLSFQQLLRGKVRFLLIVVGPTLCAKQALPTTAGPSNTSVVLTLHKLPNRTSGFLETDSRVSARITGFGLLKRLQGFRAKIPGRLNQTSRYLDQIPGHVNRTHGPLTGTHGLFPGPSPRALGAPDILPGTSDMSSLPPDLWPGYSPSPTHPPTGQYTLFSPSPTSPTPPIQLQPPLPDPSVTPNSASPLLIAPHPHFQNLSQEE; encoded by the exons ATGGAGCTGACTG AACTGCTCCTCGTGGTCATGCTTCTCCTAACTGCAAGACTGAATCTATGCCTTCCGGCTCCTCCAGCCTGTGACCCCCGTCTCCTAAATAAACTGCTTCGTGATTCCCATGTCCTTCACAGCAAATTG AGCCAGTGCCCAGACGTTAACCCTTTGTCCACACCTGTCCTGCTGCCTGCTGTGGACTTTAGCCTGggagaatggaaaacccagaag GAGCAGACCAAGGCACAGGACGTTCTGGGAGCCGCGACCCTTCTGCTGGAGGGAGTAATGGCAGCACGGGGACAACTGGGAcccacctgcctctcctccctcctgggaCAGCTTTCTGGACAGGTCCGCCTCCTCCTTGGGGCCCTGCAGGGCCTCCTAGGAACCCAG CTTCCTCCACAGGGCAGGACCACAGCTCACAAGGATCCCAATGCCATATTCCTGAGCTTCCAACAACTGCTCCGAGGAAAGGTGCGCTTCCTGCTGATTGTAGTAGGGCCCACTCTCTGTGCCAAGCAGGCCCTGCCCACTACAGCTGGCCCAAGCAATACCTCTGTAGTCCTCACACTACACAAGCTCCCAAACAGGACTTCTGGATTTTTGGAGACAGACTCCCGTGTCTCAGCCAGAATTACTGGCTTTGGACTTCTGAAGAGGCTGCAGGGATTCAGAGCCAAGATTCCTGGTCGGCTGAACCAAACCTCCAGGTACCTAGACCAAATCCCTGGACACGTGAACAGGACACACGGACCCTTGACTGGAACTCATGGACTCTTTCCTGGACCCTCACCCAGGGCTCTAGGAGCCCCAGACATCCTTCCAGGAACTTCAGACATGAGCTCCCTGCCACCCGACCTCTGGCCTGGATATTCTCCTTCCCCAACCCATCCTCCTACTGGGCAATACACACTCTTCTCTCCTTCACCCACCTCACCCACTCCCCCGATCCAGCTCCAGCCTCCACTTCCTGACCCCTCTGTCACACCCAACTCTGCCAGTCCTCTTCTAATTGCACCCCACCCTCACTTCCAGAATCTGTCTCAGGAGGAGTAA
- the POLR2H gene encoding DNA-directed RNA polymerases I, II, and III subunit RPABC3 isoform X1 has translation MAGILFEDIFDVKDIDPEGKKFDRVSRLHCESESFKMDLILDVNIQIYPVDLGDKFRLVIASTLYEDGTLDDGEYNPTDDRPSRADQFEYVMYGKVYRIEGDETSTEAATRLSAYVSYGGLLMRLQGDANNLHGFEVDSRVYLLMKKLAF, from the exons ATGGCGGGCATCCTGTTTGAGGATATTTTTGATGTGAAAGACATTGACCCGGAGGGCAAGAAGTTTGACCGAG TGTCTCGACTACATTGTGAGAGTGAATCTTTCAAGATGGACCTAATCTTAGATGTAAACATCCAGATTTACCCTGTAGACCTGG GTGACAAGTTCCGGTTGGTCATAGCCAGTACCTTATATGAAGATGGTACCCTGGATGATGGTGAATACAACCCCACAGACGATAGGCCTTCCAG GGCTGACCAATTTGAGTATGTAATGTATGGGAAAGTATACAGGATTGAGGGAGACGAAACTTCTACTGAGGCAGCAACGCGTCT CTCTGCCTACGTGTCATATGGGGGCCTGCTCATGAGGCTGCAGGGTGATGCCAACAACCTGCACGGATTTGAAGTGGACTCCAGAGTTTATCTGCTGATGAAGAAACTGGCCTTCTGA
- the POLR2H gene encoding DNA-directed RNA polymerases I, II, and III subunit RPABC3 isoform X3: MDLILDVNIQIYPVDLGDKFRLVIASTLYEDGTLDDGEYNPTDDRPSRADQFEYVMYGKVYRIEGDETSTEAATRLSAYVSYGGLLMRLQGDANNLHGFEVDSRVYLLMKKLAF; the protein is encoded by the exons ATGGACCTAATCTTAGATGTAAACATCCAGATTTACCCTGTAGACCTGG GTGACAAGTTCCGGTTGGTCATAGCCAGTACCTTATATGAAGATGGTACCCTGGATGATGGTGAATACAACCCCACAGACGATAGGCCTTCCAG GGCTGACCAATTTGAGTATGTAATGTATGGGAAAGTATACAGGATTGAGGGAGACGAAACTTCTACTGAGGCAGCAACGCGTCT CTCTGCCTACGTGTCATATGGGGGCCTGCTCATGAGGCTGCAGGGTGATGCCAACAACCTGCACGGATTTGAAGTGGACTCCAGAGTTTATCTGCTGATGAAGAAACTGGCCTTCTGA
- the POLR2H gene encoding DNA-directed RNA polymerases I, II, and III subunit RPABC3 isoform X2: MAGILFEDIFDVKDIDPEGKKFDRVSRLHCESESFKMDLILDVNIQIYPVDLGDKFRLVIASTLYEDGTLDDGEYNPTDDRPSRADQFEYVMYGKVYRIEGDETSTEAATRLHLRPRQDPEGDCSGNSFQSEM, encoded by the exons ATGGCGGGCATCCTGTTTGAGGATATTTTTGATGTGAAAGACATTGACCCGGAGGGCAAGAAGTTTGACCGAG TGTCTCGACTACATTGTGAGAGTGAATCTTTCAAGATGGACCTAATCTTAGATGTAAACATCCAGATTTACCCTGTAGACCTGG GTGACAAGTTCCGGTTGGTCATAGCCAGTACCTTATATGAAGATGGTACCCTGGATGATGGTGAATACAACCCCACAGACGATAGGCCTTCCAG GGCTGACCAATTTGAGTATGTAATGTATGGGAAAGTATACAGGATTGAGGGAGACGAAACTTCTACTGAGGCAGCAACGCGTCT GCACCTCAGACCTAGGCAGGACCCAGAAGGGGACTGTTCTGGGAACAGTTTCCAGTCTGAAATGTAG
- the CLCN2 gene encoding chloride channel protein 2 isoform X4 yields MAAASAATVAEGMEPRALQYEQTLMYGRYTQDLGAFAKEEAARIRLGGPETWRGPPSPRAPPELLEYGQSRCARCRICSVRCHKFLVSRVGEDWIFLVLLGLLMALVSWAMDYAIAACLQAQQWMSRGLNTSLLLQYLAWVTYPIVLITFSAGFTQILAPQAVGSGIPEMKTILRGVVLKEYLTLKTFVAKVIGLTCALGSGMPLGKEGPFVHIASMCAALLSKFLSLFGGIYENESRNTEMLAAACAVGVGCCFAAPIGGVLFSIEVTSTFFAVRNYWRGFFAATFSAFIFRVLAVWNRDEETITALFKTRFRLDFPFDLQELPAFAVIGIASGFGGALFVYLNRKIVQVMRKQKTINRFLMKKRLLFPALVTLLISTLTFPPGFGQFMAGQLSQKETLVTLFDNRTWVRQGLVEELEPPGTSQAWSPPRANVFLTLVIFILMKFWMSALATTIPVPCGAFMPVFVIGAAFGRLVGESMAAWFPDGIHTDGSTYRIVPGGYAVVGAAALAGAVTHTVSTAVIVFELTGQIAHILPVMIAVILANAVAQSLQPSLYDSIIRIKKLPYLPELGWGRHQQYRMRVEDIMVRDVPHVALSCTFRDLRLALHRTKGRMLALVESPESMILLGSIERSQVVALLGAQLSPARRRQYMQEHRNAQTSPPSDQESPPSPETSVRFQVNTEDSGFPAARGETHKPLKPALKRGPSNTMNLGESPTGNMEQAGIALRSLFCGSPPPEAASEMSALSLLCALPLSSTT; encoded by the exons ATGGCGGCCGCGTCGGCCGCGACAGTGGCGGAAGGGATGGAGCCGCGGGCGCTGCAGTACGAGCAGACCCTG ATGTATGGCCGGTATACTCAGGACCTTGGGGCCTTTGCCAAAGAGGAAGCTGCTCGGATTCGCCTGGGAGGGCCCGAGACCTGGAGGGGTCCACCTTCCCCTCGGGCTCCCCCAGAGCTCCTGGAATATGGACAGAGCCGTTGCGCCCGATGCCGCA tcTGTTCCGTACGCTGCCATAAGTTCCTAGTGTCCAGGGTTGGTGAAGACTGGATCTTCCTGGTCCTGCTGGGGCTCCTCATGGCTCTGGTCAGCTGGGCCATGGACTATGCCATCGCTGCCTGTCTGCAGG CTCAACAGTGGATGTCCCGAGGCTTGAACACCAGCCTCTTGCTCCAGTACCTGGCCTGGGTCACCTACCCCATCGTTCTCATCACTTTCTCAGCTGGATTCACACAGATCCTGGCTCCTCAGGCTGTCG GGTCTGGCATCCCTGAGATGAAGACCATCTTGCGAGGAGTGGTGCTGAAGGAATACCTCACCCTGAAGACCTTTGTAGCTAAGGTCATTGGGCTGACCTGTGCCCTGGGCAGCGGGATGCCCCTTGGCAAAGAG GGCCCTTTTGTGCATATCGCCAGCATGTGTGCTGCCCTGCTCAGCAAGTTCCTCTCCCTCTTTGGTGGCATCTATGAG AATGAATCCCGGAACACAGAGATGCTGGCTGCTGCCTGTGCCGTGGGAGTAGGCTGCTGCTTTGCAGCACCTATTGGAG GTGTCCTATTCAGCATTGAGGTCACCTCCACCTTCTTTGCTGTGCGGAACTACTGGCGAGGCTTCTTTGCTGCCACCTTCAGTGCCTTCATCTTCCGGGTCCTGGCGGTCTGGAACCGTGATGAAG AGACCATTACGGCTCTCTTCAAAACCCGATTCCGGCTTGACTTCCCCTTTGACCTCCAGGAGCTGCCGGCCTTTGCTGTCATTGG TATTGCTAGTGGCTTTGGGGGAGCGCTCTTTGTCTACCTGAACCGGAAGATTGTCCAGGTGATGCGGAAGCAGAAAACCATCAACCGCTTCCTCATGAAGAA GCGCCTGCTCTTCCCAGCTCTGGTGACCCTGCTCATCTCCACTCTGACCTTCCCCCCTGGGTTTGGACAGTTCATGGCCGGACAG CTCTCACAGAAAGAGACTCTGGTCACCCTGTTTGACAACCGGACGTGGGTCCGCCAGGGCCTGGTAGAGGAGCTAGAGCCCCCGGGAACCTCACAGGCCTGGAGCCCACCACGTGCCAACGTCTTCCTCACCCTGGTCATCTTCATTCTCATGAAG TTCTGGATGTCTGCACTGGCCACCACCATCCCAGTGCCCTGTGGGGCCTTCATGCCAGTCTTTGTCATTG GAGCAGCATTTGGGCGTCTGGTGGGCGAAAGCATGGCTGCCTGGTTTCCAGATGGGATTCACACTGATGGCAGCACCTACCGGATTGTGCCTGGTGGCTATGCAGTGGTGG GGGCAGCTGCACTGGCAGGAGCAGTGACACACACAGTGTCCACGGCTGTGATCGTATTCGAGCTCACAGGCCAGATTGCCCACATCCTACCCGTCATGATTGCCGTCATCCTGGCCAACGCCGTTGCCCAGAGCCTACAGCCCTCACTTTATGACAGCATCATCCGGATCAAGAAACTGCCCTATTTGCCTGAACTGGGCTGGGGCCGCCACCA GCAGTACCGGATGCGAGTGGAGGACATCATGGTGCGGGATGTTCCCCACGTGGCCCTCAGCTGCACCTTCCGGGACCTTCGATTAGCACTGCACAGGACCAAGGGCCGCATGTTGGCCCTAGTGGAATCCCCTG AGTCCATGATCCTCCTGGGCTCCATTGAGCGCTCACAGGTGGTGGCATTGCTGGGGGCGCAGCTGAGCCCAGCCCGCCGACGGCAGTACATGCAGGAGCATCGAAATGCCCAGACCTCTCCACCATCCGATCAGGAGAGTCCCCCTAGCCCTGAGACCTCCGTCCGCTTCCAG GTGAACACAGAGGACTCAGGTTTCCCTGCAGCCCGGGGGGAGACTCACAAGCCCCTGAAGCCTGCTCTCAAGAGGGGGCCCAGCAACACCATGAACCTCGGGGAGAGTCCCACAG GGAACATGGAGCAGGCAGGCATCGCCCTCAGGAGCCTCTTCTGTGGCAGTCCACCCCCCGAGGCTGCTTCAGAG ATGTCAGCTCTGTCCCTGCTGTGTGCTCTTCCTCTCAGCTCCACCACTtaa